tttgtattCCGCGACCGCCATGGCTACGTCCCATCTCCTCTGATTATCGTCAACCAGTCGAAACCATCTTTTCAAGTCCTTTAGACACGCCAGACAATCATCACCTATCTGATATGGTGGTGGATCAATCTGAGAAGTATAATCTGGCCCACCAATGGCAGTAGCAAGAAGCGCTATTCTTGCCTTCAAAACTGTGAGTGGGGACTCTGTATCACTCATTTGTTACCAATTTTAACTCCCTAATTTACAGTCCCGGTCACTAGTTAATTCTTTTGACCAATTCAATCTGGATCTGGTTACGGTATCCAACTTTTCAATGCTAGTATGGAGGGCGATGAGGTCTATTAATTACTGTTCTTTGCTCGAGGCCTGAAcagatttattttttctagGTTATCTCGCGTCGCGTCACGTTgagaaaacttgaaaaatatgtcaaaataatgaaaagtaTAGGATAATAGCAAAAGCGTATGTTAGTAGGAATTTGCTTGTAGTCACTTTGATTTGTAATGCACCCTCTTACCGGCTGTGGTGCTTATCCGGCTAGAAGATCGAAATGTACAAGATCGGTTTTATCTAGCATTCTTTCTGAATTAATGCGGGGGGAGTGATATTGTAAAATAAACCCGATGAGGGAGCGGAGGGTGAGGTGTTATACCGTTGAGTAGAATAGGTGCATAGCACTTGGGTTGATGGATATATGTTGGCCCCAAAGAATGAGGAGATTGACATGATAACGACCTTCAGATATGTCTATAATTCCCTCCTGGATTTATTACGTCATATGGTTGAGAGTGAcacatttctttttcgCTTCGAGCAGCCAGATTGCTGATAATCACAACAGGGTCCAAAGTCACTATGGATTGATAAGAGATTTGGATCTTGTGCATGATATAAAAAGGAGGTCTAATAACGAATGTGATGAACCGATGTTAATTGGCTTGCTTtagatatttttctttgatttgttTTTGCTATCGCAGTGTTTCTCTAGATTCTCAATATCAAAGAGGGAACAAAGACGTAACGTTGTTAACAATGGCTAAACCAATTATCTTAAGACTTGGAAGTTTGACTTTTGCGCAACCGCAATGGAAAGAAGTGGAGGAGATTGCAGATGTTATCACTGTCGATGATTCAATGACCAGGGAGcaattcttgaaagaattaAAGAATCCTGAGAGTAAGTTAAGCAAAGTGAGTGTGATTACCAGGACTGTTGGTAGTGCCTCGCAAACCGGTTTGTTTGATGAAGAGATTGCAAAGGCTTTACCTGACTCTGTCATTGCAATTTGTCACACAGGTGCAGGGTACGACCAAATACAGGTACagtatttcaaagaaagacACATACAGGTTGCGAATGTTCCTGAAATTGTTAGTAATGCCACTGCTGATACTCATGTTTTTTTACTACTTGGAGCCCTAAGGAATTTTGCTTATGGACACCATAACATTCTTGCAGGGAAATGGCAAGAAGTTACTAGTGCAGCTGAGACACCTTTCGGTTATGATCCAGACGGCAAAACTGTTGCTATTTTAGGTCTCGGGAGGATAGGCAGAGCTATAGTTGATAGGTTAAAACCATTTGGCTTCGGTAAATTCATCTATCATAATAGACACAGACTAccagaagatgaagaaaatggtTGTGAATACGTTGCCTCAATAGATGACTTTTATCAGCAGGCAGACGTAATCTCAATTAATATTCCATTGAATACACATACTAAGCACTTAGTTAATAAAGAGGCctttgataaaatgaaaGAAGGTGTTGTTATTGTCAATACTGCGAGAGGGCCAGTTGTAGATGAAAAGGCTTTGATTGCGGCTTTGAAATCGGGTAAAGTTAGAGGTGCCGGATTAGATGTGTTCGAGGATGAACCACATATACCAAAGGAATTGTTGGAATTGCCTCAAGTTCTTACAACTCCCCACATGGGTACACACTCAGTTCAAACCAGATGGAGAATGGAGAAACTTGTCCTAGATAATGCCATATCTGCTTTGAAGACTGGAAAAGTTATCACACCAGTCCCtgaaattcaaaatgaCAATTGGATTGAGGAGATTCAACCCGTCAtctaatattatattttgtaaatatGTAATTGTCTATAAGTGCGTATACAAGAACTATTAGTTTCAATGATCATGCATGCTTATgattaaaatattattctgAGCATTATAAATCTATTCATATTcttttaaaattaatgcaaaatatgtgccaaaacataaaattaAGTGTCctaaatatttttatatactaGAAACATGTTCAACATCAGtttcaacttcatcttTATTAGAGAAAAAATTAGCGTTTCTGATATTCTTCATTAGTAAGTTTTTAATTGTGAACTCCTGTGCAACATTGGAGTCAAGAATGTCTAGTTCTTCCTTTGTGAACATATATGGGAATAAGAGACAGGCAACCACAGTCAATAGCAGAATTATGGGGAATCCGATAGCAGCAATAGTGTCTGTTATGGCAAATTCGCCTGCAAAACCAATTAAACTGAATGTtaagaataatattaacTTCTTTTTAGGCACATTTTGGAGCAGTTTGCTTTTGTCCTTCTTTCTCTCCTCCGTGAAAAGCCAAATCAATCTATGAATGATTTGATTACCGGTAAGCCCCTGTATACCCATAGTAATAAATAGACCAGATAACACTGCTTGCGGGATCTGTCCCAGACAAACTAGCAGACCTCTTGACATTGTGACTAGCATCAGACCGCCCTGTGCTGTGTTTGTAAATCTCTGTTCCACACAGCGTATAActttttcatctttatcGTGGACCAATAAGGTTTCTGTATGTAAAGGCGCCTGAGGGATTAAACCATTAGGAGCTGGAATACCTAATACGCCACTAACACCGGTAGTTAGACCTAGTAAGGCAAAATCGTAATGGAACGAGGAAGGTTTCTTTAGTTTGTACTCCTCCTTTTGGGCCATCAATGAGGAAACACTATGATCGAAATAAAACAGCAAAGTTAGAATGATACCAAAGGGTAGAGCGATGAAAACATCACGAACAGGGATAGATTCGTATGCCAGCCAAGTCGATCTATCACGATAAGTTCCTGATGTTGGGTGGTATGCTTTGGTGATTGGCAGCTTTTGAAAATCCACGTTGTTTAAGTAACCACCGAAATGGATAAAACTAGACCAGAACAACACCGAGAGTGCATTTGAGTAATCTGAGATAATTGTTCTTAATTTTGGGGTTAGCAAAGGTGTCATCTTGATCAGCTTGAAGAAAGTACCGAAAACTGTCATGGCCATTGCCACTATGACGTTGGCAAACCCTGCTGCTGGGTCATCGTTTCCATTTTTATCCTTGAATTGATGTGTTAATATCTGTACACCTTTCTGCAAATAGACGATGTTGATGAAAAGACCAAATATGTCGCATGGGAAAGTTGTAACGTATTGTAACAAGCAGACGGCGTTGCCAAAAGCTAATATGAGGTCAAATATCATCGACCATATGTAAACCCAGAACATGAAACCAAAGTAGTTTGTGTTTAGCGGTTTGATAATGTCATACACGGTGTAGTTGAAAATGGAAATCGGTCCAGTCACACCGACAATACATAAAGGCTGGCCCGACAGTGCACCGAACACTATACCACCCATGGCACTAGCCAGCAACACTTCATTCACACCATATGCATTATCTGTACGATCGAACATATCCTGTGC
The Nakaseomyces glabratus chromosome J, complete sequence genome window above contains:
- the GOR1 gene encoding glyoxylate reductase (CAGL0J08272g~Ortholog(s) have glyoxylate reductase activity, role in glyoxylate catabolic process and cytosol, extracellular region, mitochondrion, nucleus localization), which produces MAKPIILRLGSLTFAQPQWKEVEEIADVITVDDSMTREQFLKELKNPESKLSKVSVITRTVGSASQTGLFDEEIAKALPDSVIAICHTGAGYDQIQVQYFKERHIQVANVPEIVSNATADTHVFLLLGALRNFAYGHHNILAGKWQEVTSAAETPFGYDPDGKTVAILGLGRIGRAIVDRLKPFGFGKFIYHNRHRLPEDEENGCEYVASIDDFYQQADVISINIPLNTHTKHLVNKEAFDKMKEGVVIVNTARGPVVDEKALIAALKSGKVRGAGLDVFEDEPHIPKELLELPQVLTTPHMGTHSVQTRWRMEKLVLDNAISALKTGKVITPVPEIQNDNWIEEIQPVI
- the BOR1 gene encoding Bor1p (CAGL0J08294g~Ortholog(s) have borate efflux transmembrane transporter activity, role in borate transport, protein targeting to vacuole and fungal-type vacuole, plasma membrane localization); amino-acid sequence: MIIKRHSNMVKQPANLQATSINSMESSLRQPADGPYDLSSTPSDIDGEKSALDSDEDSHKSKRRFPKPGIGIWLDLKDRLPWYWQDWTDSWDYRVIPSVVETYFNNLLPAIAFAQDMFDRTDNAYGVNEVLLASAMGGIVFGALSGQPLCIVGVTGPISIFNYTVYDIIKPLNTNYFGFMFWVYIWSMIFDLILAFGNAVCLLQYVTTFPCDIFGLFINIVYLQKGVQILTHQFKDKNGNDDPAAGFANVIVAMAMTVFGTFFKLIKMTPLLTPKLRTIISDYSNALSVLFWSSFIHFGGYLNNVDFQKLPITKAYHPTSGTYRDRSTWLAYESIPVRDVFIALPFGIILTLLFYFDHSVSSLMAQKEEYKLKKPSSFHYDFALLGLTTGVSGVLGIPAPNGLIPQAPLHTETLLVHDKDEKVIRCVEQRFTNTAQGGLMLVTMSRGLLVCLGQIPQAVLSGLFITMGIQGLTGNQIIHRLIWLFTEERKKDKSKLLQNVPKKKLILFLTFSLIGFAGEFAITDTIAAIGFPIILLLTVVACLLFPYMFTKEELDILDSNVAQEFTIKNLLMKNIRNANFFSNKDEVETDVEHVSSI